A region from the Rheinheimera mangrovi genome encodes:
- a CDS encoding alpha/beta fold hydrolase, translating to MMDLIPWSYSTGHGFTLRGFYTVPTGKAVLHILHGNGYCSRMYQPFLAQLLPYFDLFLSDAQGHGDSDHGGTFVGWNQSADLAMEAWHAHKHLFATVPCYGVGHSFGGVLTALINSKTNSPFNAVVLLDPVLFTPGMLTLMQALDWLGLYKKNPMAKKALNRRQHWPDKDSAYRYLHQRGMFKNWQDDALASYIDHALHHSNQGLMLKCKAEREAEIFASYPKQLWKQLRQNCNAVLLIYGNKTYPFVSKSAEKWRKLNPSVQLQKVTGGHCFMQESPNESADLVRQFLQQQANHKI from the coding sequence ATGATGGACTTAATACCCTGGAGTTACTCTACCGGGCACGGTTTTACATTACGTGGATTTTATACTGTCCCTACAGGTAAAGCTGTACTGCATATTCTGCATGGAAATGGTTATTGCAGCAGAATGTACCAACCCTTTTTAGCTCAGTTGCTGCCCTACTTTGACCTGTTTTTATCTGATGCCCAAGGCCATGGCGACAGTGACCACGGCGGAACTTTTGTCGGTTGGAACCAAAGTGCAGATTTGGCAATGGAGGCTTGGCATGCTCATAAACACTTATTTGCGACTGTACCTTGTTATGGTGTGGGTCACAGTTTTGGTGGCGTGTTAACAGCACTGATCAACAGCAAAACCAATAGCCCTTTTAATGCCGTTGTGTTACTTGACCCTGTTTTATTTACACCAGGAATGTTGACCTTGATGCAGGCTTTGGACTGGCTGGGTTTATATAAAAAAAATCCTATGGCCAAAAAAGCCTTAAACCGCCGCCAGCACTGGCCTGATAAAGATTCAGCTTACCGTTACTTGCATCAAAGGGGGATGTTTAAAAACTGGCAGGACGACGCACTGGCAAGCTATATCGATCATGCATTGCATCACAGCAATCAGGGGTTGATGCTCAAATGCAAAGCTGAGCGCGAAGCTGAGATCTTTGCATCTTACCCAAAACAACTCTGGAAACAGCTCAGACAGAATTGCAACGCTGTTTTACTAATCTACGGTAACAAGACCTATCCCTTTGTCAGTAAATCGGCAGAAAAATGGCGTAAGTTAAATCCTTCAGTTCAGTTGCAAAAAGTCACAGGTGGACATTGTTTTATGCAGGAAAGTCCAAATGAAAGTGCCGATCTGGTCCGACAGTTCCTGCAACAACAAGCAAATCATAAAATATGA
- a CDS encoding META domain-containing protein, with amino-acid sequence MNMKQSFILSALVLALAGCSQLPEQAPAPVSEVSQPVVTVEPELVENEVLNDNVAQAQATDFGHIFIDRDMSFTGTLPCEGCAGVKYHVNLFQDGKFEARQEFIDQHEVNLVKGTWLLEGRVIHLMSQQTKIPSFQFVSNNKVVLLDEAGKPVVSKDNYELVRLNNFTKLDTSMQMLGMYQVIDNNAVFTSCNNGEKSTIAMTQHHIPMLRSYQTDKNLNGKAVIATMIARQSPKEDKMLFVEKFEQFWPGATCPDIMNIAKVQGIVWRVERVKFIQVPQQYNLRMLFNDNAKLYGFSGCNVFNASYSQSSNLLKVNPLVSTKKYCAQSNYYESNFTQHLQMADRIELNGDKLQLFHNNEVVVEMKPALN; translated from the coding sequence ATGAATATGAAGCAAAGTTTTATTTTAAGCGCTTTAGTCTTGGCTTTGGCTGGTTGTAGCCAGTTACCAGAGCAAGCGCCAGCACCGGTCAGTGAGGTCAGTCAGCCTGTGGTAACAGTTGAACCTGAACTCGTCGAAAATGAAGTTTTAAATGACAACGTGGCTCAGGCTCAGGCCACTGATTTTGGTCATATTTTTATCGACAGAGACATGAGTTTTACTGGTACTTTGCCTTGTGAAGGCTGCGCGGGCGTAAAGTATCACGTGAATTTGTTTCAGGATGGTAAATTTGAAGCTCGTCAGGAGTTTATTGACCAGCATGAAGTAAACCTTGTCAAGGGGACCTGGTTGTTGGAAGGTCGGGTTATCCACCTGATGTCACAGCAAACTAAGATTCCGTCATTTCAGTTTGTCAGCAACAACAAAGTAGTGTTGCTGGATGAAGCCGGTAAACCCGTGGTGTCGAAAGATAACTATGAGTTAGTTCGCTTAAACAATTTCACTAAACTGGATACCAGCATGCAGATGTTAGGTATGTATCAGGTCATTGACAATAATGCGGTTTTTACCTCGTGCAACAATGGTGAGAAATCAACTATTGCCATGACTCAACATCATATTCCTATGCTGCGTAGCTATCAGACAGACAAGAATCTGAACGGCAAAGCTGTAATAGCCACTATGATTGCGCGCCAAAGTCCAAAAGAAGACAAGATGCTGTTTGTTGAAAAGTTTGAACAGTTTTGGCCTGGCGCAACCTGTCCTGACATCATGAACATTGCTAAGGTGCAAGGAATTGTTTGGCGTGTAGAACGAGTAAAGTTTATCCAGGTGCCACAGCAGTACAACTTACGTATGCTGTTTAACGACAATGCTAAGTTGTACGGGTTCTCAGGTTGTAACGTATTTAACGCCAGCTACAGCCAAAGCTCTAACTTGTTGAAAGTTAACCCTTTAGTCAGTACTAAAAAGTATTGTGCTCAAAGTAACTACTATGAATCAAACTTTACTCAGCACTTACAAATGGCTGATCGTATAGAGTTAAACGGCGATAAGTTACAGTTATTCCACAACAATGAAGTAGTTGTGGAAATGAAACCTGCTTTAAATTAA
- a CDS encoding DcaP family trimeric outer membrane transporter — MLTKKPLASLVALTFAGICTQAQAAVTFGDTELTYGGYIKLDTMWTDTSDGQIPTGIGRDFYVPSLTPVGGEGESATFDAHARQSRFFFKTATTLDNGKKINGTIEFDMMATPNGDERITNGYSPEIRHAFLTYDNWLMGQTWSTFMDVASLPDSLDFVGSTDGAIFNRQAQIRYTYGGWQVALENPETTVTPNGGGARIVTDDNTVPDVVVKYHHADSWGSVALAVMARQLSIESGGIDDSTNGYAVSLSGKYNISATDDLRFTINSGEGLGRYIGLNTSNDAVLDAQGKLDAIQVTGYALAYKHAWADKWRSSLIYSAQHIDNEAQLTGLTVTDKTSSYVANLIYQAASKLMFGVEVRHATREILSGAEGDLNRVQFSAKYDF, encoded by the coding sequence ATGCTGACGAAAAAACCTCTTGCCAGCTTAGTGGCTTTAACCTTTGCCGGGATCTGCACCCAGGCGCAGGCTGCAGTCACCTTTGGTGATACTGAATTGACCTACGGCGGTTATATTAAATTAGATACGATGTGGACTGATACCTCAGATGGTCAGATCCCTACAGGTATCGGTCGTGATTTTTATGTACCCAGCCTTACCCCTGTTGGTGGTGAAGGTGAGTCTGCGACTTTTGACGCTCATGCCAGACAATCCCGCTTTTTCTTTAAAACAGCGACTACGCTTGATAATGGAAAGAAAATAAACGGCACAATTGAATTTGACATGATGGCGACACCTAATGGTGATGAACGTATCACCAATGGTTATAGCCCAGAAATTCGCCATGCGTTTTTAACCTATGACAATTGGCTGATGGGGCAAACCTGGTCCACCTTTATGGATGTAGCCTCTTTACCTGATAGTCTTGATTTTGTGGGCAGTACGGATGGTGCCATATTTAATCGCCAGGCTCAGATCCGTTATACCTATGGTGGTTGGCAAGTCGCACTGGAAAACCCAGAAACTACAGTCACTCCTAATGGTGGTGGCGCCCGTATAGTAACGGATGACAACACTGTTCCCGATGTGGTTGTAAAATACCATCATGCTGATAGCTGGGGATCCGTGGCATTGGCTGTGATGGCACGCCAGCTTTCGATTGAGTCAGGTGGCATAGATGACAGTACGAATGGGTATGCGGTGTCTTTATCAGGTAAATACAATATCTCAGCTACTGACGACCTTCGCTTTACTATTAATAGCGGCGAAGGTTTGGGCCGATACATTGGTTTAAACACCAGCAATGATGCAGTACTTGATGCTCAGGGTAAACTCGATGCAATACAGGTAACAGGTTATGCTCTGGCTTATAAACATGCATGGGCTGATAAATGGCGCTCAAGTCTGATTTACTCTGCGCAGCACATTGATAATGAAGCCCAACTGACAGGCTTAACTGTCACTGATAAAACCAGTAGCTACGTTGCCAACCTGATTTATCAGGCTGCAAGTAAGCTTATGTTCGGTGTCGAAGTGCGTCATGCGACCCGCGAAATATTATCTGGCGCTGAAGGTGATTTAAATCGTGTTCAGTTTAGCGCGAAATATGATTTCTAA
- the acs gene encoding acetate--CoA ligase gives MSHAQLYPVPEHTKANTLVTNEQYLAMYEESVKQPEQFWATHGKRISWFTPFTKVKDTSFDLGNVHVNWFSDGSLNASYNCLDRHLPAKANHVAYYWEGDEPGVQKAVTYQELYDEVCQLANAMRTLGVSKGDRVTIYLPMIPAAVVSLLACARIGAIHSVVFAGFSPDALGSRIQDCDSKLVITSDQAARGSRLTYLKDNTDQALAHLGDANPAKHVIVVKHVGENIDFHQGRDLWYHEVLAKEPKHCEPEVMNAEDPLFILYTSGSTGKPKGVLHTTGGYMVWASMTHQYVFDYKDGDIYWCAADIGWVTGHTYIVYGPLANGATSILFEGVPTYPSVKRIAQVVDKYKVNILYTAPTAIRALMAHGTVAVDGADLSSLTILGSVGEPINPEAWNWYHQSYGKSNCPIVDTWWQTETGGILITPLPGATALKPGSATRPFFGVKPAIVTNEGELIDGVAEGNLVILDSWPGQMRSVFGDHERFEQTYFSTYKGMYFTGDGAKRDEDGYYWLTGRVDDVLNISGHRLGTAEIESCLVAHDAIAEAAVVGYPHDIKGQGIYVFIAPRVGVEPSDELTKAVRDWVRREISPIAAPDIIQWTPSLPKTRSGKIMRRILRKIAANEYDQLGDISTLADPSVVENLIQNRLNR, from the coding sequence ATGAGTCATGCCCAGCTTTATCCGGTACCAGAGCACACCAAAGCCAACACTTTGGTGACCAACGAGCAGTATCTGGCGATGTATGAAGAGTCAGTGAAACAACCTGAACAATTTTGGGCAACGCATGGCAAGCGCATTAGCTGGTTTACACCTTTTACAAAAGTGAAGGACACCAGTTTCGATTTGGGTAATGTGCATGTGAATTGGTTTAGTGATGGCAGTTTAAATGCCAGCTATAACTGCCTGGATCGCCACTTACCAGCCAAAGCCAACCATGTAGCTTATTATTGGGAGGGTGATGAGCCTGGCGTACAAAAGGCGGTCACGTACCAGGAGCTCTACGACGAAGTTTGCCAACTGGCCAATGCCATGCGCACTTTAGGTGTAAGCAAAGGCGATCGTGTGACTATCTACTTACCTATGATCCCAGCAGCTGTGGTATCGCTGTTAGCGTGCGCTCGTATAGGCGCTATTCATTCAGTCGTCTTTGCTGGCTTTTCACCAGACGCTTTAGGTAGCCGTATTCAGGATTGCGATTCAAAACTGGTGATCACCTCCGACCAAGCTGCACGTGGTAGTCGCCTCACTTATTTAAAAGACAATACCGATCAAGCCTTAGCACACTTAGGTGATGCGAATCCGGCCAAGCATGTCATTGTGGTTAAACATGTGGGGGAAAACATCGATTTCCATCAGGGCCGCGATCTGTGGTATCACGAAGTTCTGGCGAAAGAGCCAAAACATTGTGAGCCTGAAGTGATGAATGCTGAGGATCCATTGTTTATCCTTTATACCTCAGGCTCCACTGGCAAACCTAAAGGTGTGTTACATACCACAGGCGGCTACATGGTGTGGGCGTCCATGACTCATCAATATGTATTTGACTACAAAGACGGAGACATATACTGGTGTGCCGCGGACATCGGCTGGGTCACAGGCCATACCTATATAGTATATGGTCCGTTAGCGAACGGCGCGACCAGCATTTTATTTGAAGGTGTCCCTACTTATCCGAGCGTTAAGCGTATTGCTCAGGTGGTCGACAAGTACAAAGTGAACATTTTGTATACAGCGCCAACCGCTATCCGCGCTTTAATGGCACATGGCACTGTGGCTGTCGATGGAGCCGATTTATCCTCGCTGACTATTTTGGGCAGTGTAGGCGAACCTATTAACCCTGAAGCCTGGAACTGGTATCACCAGAGTTATGGCAAAAGTAACTGCCCTATTGTCGATACCTGGTGGCAAACAGAAACAGGCGGTATTTTAATTACGCCATTGCCAGGTGCAACAGCCTTAAAACCAGGTTCTGCCACACGACCATTTTTTGGCGTAAAACCCGCTATTGTTACGAACGAAGGTGAGCTGATCGATGGCGTAGCTGAAGGTAACTTAGTGATCCTCGATAGCTGGCCTGGGCAAATGCGTTCTGTGTTTGGTGATCATGAACGGTTTGAACAAACCTATTTCAGCACCTACAAAGGCATGTACTTTACCGGTGACGGCGCAAAACGCGATGAAGACGGTTACTATTGGCTAACAGGCCGTGTCGATGACGTGCTGAATATTTCTGGCCACCGTTTAGGCACTGCCGAAATTGAAAGCTGTCTGGTGGCACATGATGCGATTGCCGAAGCCGCAGTGGTAGGTTATCCACACGACATTAAAGGTCAGGGCATTTATGTCTTTATTGCTCCTCGTGTGGGTGTAGAACCAAGTGATGAGCTGACAAAAGCAGTGCGTGATTGGGTACGTCGTGAGATCTCCCCTATTGCTGCACCGGATATTATCCAGTGGACACCCAGCTTACCAAAAACCCGTTCAGGCAAAATTATGCGCCGGATTCTGCGAAAAATTGCGGCCAATGAATACGATCAGTTAGGCGATATTTCTACTTTGGCGGATCCTTCCGTTGTAGAGAACTTGATCCAAAACAGATTAAACCGCTAA